A genomic window from Cyanobium sp. ATX 6F1 includes:
- a CDS encoding TetR/AcrR family transcriptional regulator: protein MTASATANRASAKREALLSTAQELFSRQGYRAVGIDTLLAEAGVAKMTLYKQFGSKEELIAAVLERLAGEISAALIARLAHAAGGSQGRILAVFDWLADWVRSPDFHGCLFIKAASEYPEATDRPRQAAEAFKASCRVLLEEQCQELGIADPSRLARQLHLLLEGALVLSFLERDPRAAQAAREAAAVLINAAAPG from the coding sequence ATGACTGCCAGCGCCACCGCCAACCGGGCTTCCGCCAAGCGTGAGGCCCTGCTGAGCACGGCCCAGGAGCTCTTCTCGCGGCAGGGCTACAGGGCCGTGGGCATCGACACCCTGCTGGCCGAGGCCGGGGTGGCCAAAATGACGCTCTACAAGCAGTTCGGCTCAAAGGAGGAGCTGATCGCCGCCGTGCTGGAGCGCCTGGCCGGGGAGATCAGCGCGGCGCTCATCGCCCGGCTGGCGCACGCCGCGGGAGGGAGCCAAGGCCGGATCCTGGCGGTGTTCGACTGGCTGGCGGACTGGGTCCGCTCCCCCGATTTCCACGGTTGTCTGTTCATCAAGGCGGCCAGCGAGTACCCCGAGGCCACCGATCGCCCCCGCCAGGCCGCGGAGGCGTTCAAGGCAAGTTGCCGCGTGCTGTTGGAGGAGCAATGCCAGGAACTCGGGATCGCTGATCCCTCTCGCCTGGCCCGCCAGCTGCATCTCCTGCTCGAAGGCGCCCTTGTGCTGTCGTTCCTCGAGCGCGATCCCCGTGCGGCCCAGGCCGCACGGGAGGCGGCAGCGGTGCTGATCAACGCCGCGGCTCCCGGTTGA